Proteins encoded within one genomic window of Kibdelosporangium phytohabitans:
- a CDS encoding ferric reductase-like transmembrane domain-containing protein — translation MTTLSLTRPRALARTGLYAVLGANVALVTVLFAEAGPSADPLISIGRLSGMFGALLMAFQLVLVARLPWLDRRLGMDRLTGLHRWTGFGVLWLLVGHLVFIVSGYADLSGSGPVGELVTLAGTTEGVLRAIVAFVLIMTVGAVSARVARRKLAYETWHFIHLYTYLAVILAFSHQILSGSSFVDSPFARAYWWALWGGALGAVLLGRVILPLWRNSRHRLRVAAVVPESDQVVSVYITGRDLGRLPAKAGQFFIWRFMTKGRWWAANPFSLSAAPDGKSLRLTAKALGDGSASLRHVKPGTRVFAEGPYGAFTAMHRTKQNALLVAGGVGVTPIRALLEEIRGHVVVLYRVNNQDDAVLLRELLELARARGAVLHLLPGPVTARDADGNQLLSPGNLAGLVGDIADRDVFVCGPPPMTAAVMRSLRDLGVPREQIHAERFSLAS, via the coding sequence ATGACGACCCTGTCACTCACCCGGCCCCGGGCTCTGGCCCGGACCGGTCTGTACGCCGTGCTGGGCGCGAATGTCGCGCTCGTCACGGTGTTGTTCGCCGAAGCGGGCCCGTCGGCCGACCCGTTGATCTCGATCGGCCGCCTGTCCGGCATGTTCGGCGCGCTGCTGATGGCGTTCCAGCTCGTACTCGTCGCCCGGTTGCCGTGGCTGGACCGTCGCCTGGGGATGGACCGGCTGACCGGGCTGCACCGCTGGACCGGTTTCGGCGTGCTGTGGCTGCTGGTCGGGCACCTGGTGTTCATCGTCTCCGGGTACGCGGACCTGTCCGGCAGCGGCCCGGTCGGCGAGCTGGTCACGCTGGCCGGGACGACCGAGGGCGTGCTGCGAGCGATCGTCGCGTTCGTGCTGATCATGACCGTCGGTGCCGTGTCGGCCAGGGTCGCCCGGCGCAAACTGGCCTACGAGACCTGGCACTTCATCCACCTGTACACGTATCTCGCGGTGATACTGGCGTTCTCGCACCAGATCCTGTCCGGTTCGTCCTTCGTGGACTCGCCGTTCGCCCGTGCCTACTGGTGGGCGTTGTGGGGCGGTGCGCTCGGTGCCGTGCTGCTCGGCCGCGTGATCCTGCCGTTGTGGCGCAATTCCCGGCACCGGCTGCGGGTGGCCGCGGTCGTGCCCGAGTCCGACCAGGTCGTGTCGGTGTACATCACCGGCCGCGACCTCGGCCGGTTGCCCGCCAAGGCAGGGCAGTTCTTCATCTGGCGGTTCATGACCAAGGGCCGGTGGTGGGCGGCGAACCCGTTCTCGCTGTCCGCCGCGCCCGACGGGAAATCGTTGCGGCTCACAGCGAAAGCGCTCGGTGACGGCAGCGCGTCGCTGCGGCACGTCAAGCCCGGCACGCGGGTGTTCGCCGAGGGGCCGTACGGCGCGTTCACCGCGATGCACCGGACCAAGCAGAACGCGCTGCTGGTCGCCGGAGGTGTCGGTGTCACGCCGATCCGGGCGCTGCTCGAGGAAATCCGCGGCCACGTCGTCGTGCTGTACCGCGTGAACAACCAGGACGACGCCGTGTTGCTGCGGGAACTGCTCGAACTGGCCCGTGCCCGCGGTGCGGTGCTGCACCTGTTGCCGGGGCCGGTCACCGCCCGCGACGCCGACGGCAACCAGCTGCTCAGCCCCGGAAACCTGGCCGGGCTGGTCGGCGACATCGCCGACCGCGACGTGTTCGTGTGCGGACCGCCGCCGATGACCGCCGCGGTCATGCGCTCCCTGCGTGACCTGGGTGTGCCCCGCGAGCAGATCCACGCCGAACGTTTCAGCCTGGCCAGTTGA
- a CDS encoding DUF4233 domain-containing protein produces the protein MTAPNPMKGFRGVMAGALIIEAIVVALALLVVHRTGGGLASWKGLLVGGIVLGLIVTCGLLRYAWSMYVVLALQLAMLGSFFAVPELGVLGLIFGLVWTYLFWLRRDVAKRMAEGRLPSQQER, from the coding sequence ATGACGGCTCCCAACCCCATGAAGGGCTTCCGCGGTGTGATGGCGGGCGCCCTCATCATCGAGGCGATCGTCGTCGCGCTGGCGCTGCTCGTGGTGCACCGCACCGGCGGCGGGCTCGCGTCGTGGAAAGGGCTGCTGGTCGGCGGGATCGTGCTCGGCCTGATCGTCACGTGCGGCCTGCTGCGGTACGCGTGGTCGATGTACGTCGTGCTCGCCCTGCAACTGGCCATGCTCGGGAGCTTCTTCGCGGTGCCGGAACTCGGCGTGCTCGGACTGATCTTCGGTCTGGTGTGGACGTACCTGTTCTGGCTGCGCCGCGACGTGGCCAAGCGAATGGCAGAGGGACGTCTGCCAAGTCAGCAGGAGCGTTAA
- a CDS encoding FAD:protein FMN transferase has protein sequence MTVTAVRQLMGLPISLDLRDGTEDDAERVFAWLHEVDLRFSPFRMDSEVTRYDEGRIGDDEISDDLRHVLELCRTYESQSGGAFKAKLPGRGLDPNAVVKGWAVQRAAGMLRAAGVTRFCINAGGDVVTAGEPADGEPWRVGIRHPGDSHEVCAVVAVRDGAVATSAAYERGNHIIDGRTGMPAFGLLSMTVFAFDLATADATATAAFAMGVDGVEWAVEQPGCLVHAVDSNYRVFRSPQLPVLTQGTRAPH, from the coding sequence ATGACTGTGACCGCTGTACGCCAGCTGATGGGCCTGCCGATCTCACTGGACCTGCGGGACGGCACCGAGGACGACGCCGAGCGCGTCTTCGCCTGGCTGCACGAGGTCGACCTGAGGTTCAGCCCGTTCCGCATGGACAGCGAGGTGACCAGGTACGACGAGGGCCGGATCGGCGACGACGAGATCAGCGACGACCTGCGGCACGTCCTCGAGCTGTGCCGGACGTACGAGAGCCAGTCCGGCGGCGCGTTCAAGGCCAAGCTGCCCGGTCGCGGCCTCGACCCGAACGCGGTCGTGAAGGGCTGGGCCGTGCAGCGGGCAGCCGGGATGCTGCGCGCCGCCGGAGTCACCCGGTTCTGCATCAACGCAGGTGGTGACGTGGTCACAGCCGGTGAACCGGCCGACGGTGAGCCGTGGCGCGTCGGCATCCGCCACCCCGGCGACAGCCACGAGGTGTGCGCGGTCGTCGCCGTGCGCGACGGCGCAGTGGCCACGTCAGCGGCCTACGAACGCGGCAACCACATCATCGACGGCCGCACGGGCATGCCCGCGTTCGGCCTGCTCAGCATGACCGTTTTCGCCTTCGACCTGGCCACCGCCGACGCGACCGCGACAGCCGCGTTCGCGATGGGCGTCGACGGCGTGGAATGGGCGGTCGAGCAGCCGGGCTGCCTCGTGCACGCGGTCGACTCGAACTACCGGGTGTTCCGATCCCCGCAGCTGCCGGTCCTGACTCAGGGGACGCGGGCACCGCACTAG
- a CDS encoding response regulator transcription factor, with the protein MNKKSPVRLLVVDDEPHIADLVATVARYEGWHAVTAGTGEEALRQAASFGPDIVVLDLMLPDVDGFTVLDGLRSSGAMVPVVFLTAKDATADRIAGLTRGGDDYLVKPFSVEELMARLRAVLRRSTGPTWKRSVLEVGDLSVDEDTREVRRAGEPVSLTPTEFELLRYLMRRSPAVLTKAQILDHVWEYDFGGRSNVVELVVSHLRRKIDDGHEPLIHTVRGVGYVVRRPTG; encoded by the coding sequence GTGAACAAGAAAAGCCCGGTGCGGCTGCTCGTCGTCGACGACGAGCCGCACATCGCCGACCTGGTGGCGACCGTCGCCCGCTACGAGGGCTGGCACGCGGTCACCGCCGGGACCGGCGAGGAGGCGCTGCGCCAGGCGGCGAGTTTCGGCCCGGACATCGTCGTGCTGGACCTGATGCTGCCCGACGTGGACGGTTTCACCGTGCTGGACGGGCTGCGCTCCAGCGGCGCGATGGTGCCGGTGGTGTTCCTGACCGCGAAGGACGCGACCGCCGACCGGATCGCCGGGCTGACCCGCGGCGGCGACGACTACCTGGTCAAACCGTTCTCGGTGGAGGAGCTGATGGCCAGGCTGCGCGCGGTGTTGCGGCGCAGCACCGGGCCGACGTGGAAGCGGTCCGTGCTGGAGGTCGGCGACCTGTCCGTGGACGAGGACACCCGTGAGGTCAGGCGCGCGGGTGAGCCGGTCTCGTTGACGCCGACGGAGTTCGAGCTGCTGCGGTACCTGATGCGCCGCTCCCCCGCCGTGCTGACCAAGGCGCAGATCCTGGACCACGTGTGGGAGTACGACTTCGGCGGCAGGTCCAATGTGGTCGAACTGGTCGTGTCCCATCTGCGCCGCAAGATCGACGACGGTCATGAACCGCTGATCCACACCGTCCGCGGTGTCGGCTACGTCGTGCGGCGCCCCACAGGATGA
- the folC gene encoding bifunctional tetrahydrofolate synthase/dihydrofolate synthase: protein MGGRAAGLPRARGRLELPGVPIPAAAGPDSGDAGTALDSVGVTDPDALQVLREVEAELDTRWPETKIAPSLERVKALMDVLGNPHRGYPVLHVTGTNGKTSTTRMIDALLSRIGLRVGRFTSPHLQVVTERIAIDGAPISPERYVAAYRDLEPYVSMVDDASDVRMSKFEVLAGMAYAAFAEAPVEAAVVEVGLGGGWDATNVVDAEIAVIGPVAVDHVDYLGPDITGIAREKAGIIKPESIALLAEQRPEVMQVLLERVAEVDATVARQGSEFAVLNRDIAVGGQVLTLQGLGGVYDDIFLPLHGAHQADNAARALAAVEAFFGAGADRQIDVEAVRQGFASVVVPGRLERMRSAPSVFIDAAHNPHGAAALASALEDEFAFRRLVGVVGMMADKDAKGILEALEPAVTDIILTRNTSPRAMDVDELASIAQDIFGDERIVVEPRLDTALETAVQLVEEVGDPNEPLAGGGIVVTGSVVTAGEARTLFGKVPA from the coding sequence ATGGGCGGTCGAGCAGCCGGGCTGCCTCGTGCACGCGGTCGACTCGAACTACCGGGTGTTCCGATCCCCGCAGCTGCCGGTCCTGACTCAGGGGACGCGGGCACCGCACTAGACTCGGTCGGCGTGACCGATCCCGACGCGCTGCAGGTTCTCCGTGAAGTCGAAGCGGAGCTCGACACCCGCTGGCCGGAGACCAAGATCGCGCCGTCGCTCGAGCGCGTCAAAGCCCTGATGGACGTGCTGGGCAACCCGCACCGCGGCTACCCCGTGCTGCACGTCACCGGTACCAACGGCAAGACGTCCACGACCCGGATGATCGACGCGCTGCTGAGCAGGATCGGCCTGCGCGTCGGCCGGTTCACCAGCCCGCACCTGCAGGTGGTGACCGAGCGGATCGCGATCGACGGCGCCCCGATCAGCCCGGAGCGGTACGTCGCGGCCTACCGCGACCTGGAGCCGTACGTGTCCATGGTGGACGACGCGAGCGACGTCCGGATGAGCAAGTTCGAGGTGCTCGCCGGGATGGCGTACGCGGCGTTCGCCGAGGCGCCGGTCGAGGCCGCGGTGGTGGAGGTCGGCCTCGGCGGCGGCTGGGACGCGACCAACGTCGTCGACGCGGAGATCGCCGTGATCGGGCCGGTCGCCGTCGACCACGTGGACTACCTCGGCCCGGACATCACCGGCATCGCGCGGGAGAAAGCCGGGATCATCAAACCGGAGTCGATCGCCCTGCTCGCCGAGCAGCGGCCCGAGGTGATGCAGGTCCTGCTGGAGCGCGTGGCCGAGGTCGACGCGACAGTGGCCCGGCAGGGCTCGGAGTTCGCGGTGCTCAACCGGGATATCGCGGTCGGCGGGCAAGTGCTGACGCTGCAAGGCCTCGGCGGCGTCTACGACGACATCTTCCTGCCGCTGCACGGCGCGCACCAGGCGGACAACGCGGCCCGCGCGCTCGCGGCCGTCGAGGCGTTCTTCGGCGCGGGCGCCGACCGGCAGATCGACGTCGAAGCGGTCCGGCAAGGCTTCGCCTCGGTCGTCGTGCCCGGCAGGCTGGAGCGGATGCGTTCCGCGCCAAGCGTTTTCATCGACGCCGCGCACAACCCGCACGGCGCGGCAGCGCTGGCTTCGGCGCTGGAGGACGAGTTCGCGTTCCGGCGGCTGGTCGGTGTCGTCGGCATGATGGCCGACAAGGACGCCAAGGGAATCCTCGAGGCGCTGGAACCGGCGGTCACCGACATCATCCTGACGCGCAACACCTCGCCGCGCGCCATGGACGTCGACGAACTGGCCAGCATCGCGCAGGACATCTTCGGTGACGAGCGGATCGTGGTCGAACCGCGGCTGGACACCGCGCTGGAAACAGCGGTGCAGCTGGTGGAAGAGGTCGGCGACCCGAACGAGCCGCTGGCGGGCGGCGGGATCGTGGTCACCGGGTCCGTGGTGACCGCGGGCGAGGCCAGGACACTCTTCGGGAAGGTCCCCGCATGA
- a CDS encoding FMN-binding protein, whose protein sequence is MRRAIPAILLTAAGFAFVWQYEPTTSAQAALPPATTVPSLPEPSGGGTAPRTVDGSAERNKHGVVQVQVVFTGEKITGVRFLQLPASGPSRMAGPRLVQETLSAQSADIDTVSGATMTSQSYITSLQAAIDAKGA, encoded by the coding sequence ATGCGCAGAGCGATACCCGCCATCCTGCTGACCGCCGCCGGATTCGCGTTCGTGTGGCAGTACGAGCCGACCACGTCCGCACAGGCGGCGCTGCCACCCGCGACCACCGTCCCGTCATTGCCCGAGCCTTCCGGTGGGGGCACGGCACCGAGGACCGTCGACGGTTCCGCCGAGCGCAACAAACACGGCGTCGTCCAGGTCCAGGTCGTGTTCACCGGCGAGAAGATCACCGGCGTCAGGTTCCTCCAGCTGCCCGCCTCCGGACCGTCCAGAATGGCCGGTCCGCGGCTGGTCCAGGAAACGCTCAGCGCGCAGAGCGCGGACATCGACACCGTGTCCGGCGCCACCATGACCAGCCAGTCCTACATCACCTCCTTGCAGGCCGCGATCGACGCGAAAGGCGCATGA